One window of the Manihot esculenta cultivar AM560-2 chromosome 14, M.esculenta_v8, whole genome shotgun sequence genome contains the following:
- the LOC110600588 gene encoding A-kinase anchor protein 200-like, which produces METVLPRLSGRPPPQFAVRTPKRFWADERSAPSSEKKKEISLMPPSPSFDINGSGENDQLIVPFDVKYHFRSKNGRHKAASSKEVSRPPAKASSQASKPSSRSTKSSQPSSRGGSSSALRPVEGSRSAPASSEGVREASLAIAEQSSVVEQVERGTAHSSGEVSGGKSKSPIEDKEASGTGLEIVLIEDSALEVPTQDAPAPARTEPEGSEGVPSKTGDKRPAPSGTAAPSPARKKSRAAAGSSPALPSIGKGKSVAAEPPLFSSDNSLKAPDITSESPASAVADFLREQMFGGVTEASDPRLLTLTGLLASSTKEQASFQSRSREELGSSIREMLLMIQSLQVELHSALEALKKAEEKAAETAKHTSSLEAELSRTRGVLKVSDERAAALEVRCKGVSEQLSSMADARQERNEALSQKAKVQRQCDAVKADFEGLQAHLNEVKTQKEKALARMELVREQCIAEYQESDELKRKIEQACEAHLQDYKDSSELKEFVAEACEAHLDEFRASGEMKAAVLKKAFHCRRDICRPAESSSEESELEREDVEVLGSKDDDPVSEGENPNLGSEVAPAVNIESSDPRDTELPADMTANRDNVGEEVLTNVSPLRTIYPPTSSKR; this is translated from the exons ATGGAAACTGTTTTACCCAGGttgtctggccggcctcctcctcagTTTGCTGTCCGAACTCCAAAGAGGTTCTGGGCCGATGAAAGGTCTGCTCCTTCTTccgagaagaaaaaggaaatttccTTAATGCCCCCGTCgccttcttttgatataaatggaagtggagAGAATGATCAACTTATTGTTCcctttgatgtgaagtacca CTTCCGAAGTAAAAATGGACGACATAAA GCTGCTTCCTCCAAGGaggttagccgacctcccgCCAAAGCTTCTTCTCAAGCTTCAAAGCCGAGCTCCCGCAGCACCAAGTCGTCTCAGCCATCTAGCCGTGGTGGGTCGAGCTCAGCTCTTAGGCCTGTTGAAGGGTCTAGGTCtgctccagcctcctcagagggCGTGAGGGAAGCTTCCCTGGCTATTGCGGAGCAGTCCTCCGTTGTTGAACAGGTGGAGCGGGGTACTGCCCATTCTTCTGGAGAGGTATCGGGGGGAAAATCTAAGTCCCCTATTGAAGACAAAGAGGCCTCAGGGACAGGGCTGGAGATCGTCCTTATAGAGGACTCAGCTCTAGAGGTTCCTACCCaagatgcccctgcccctgcGAGGACTGAACCTGAGGGTTCTGAGGGCGTTCCGTCAAAGACCGGGGACAAGCGCCCAGCCCCTTCTGGAACAGCTgccccatctcctgctcggaagaagtccAGGGCTGCTGCAGGGTCTTCTCCGGCTCTTCCTTCCATTGGGAAAGGAAAAAGTGTGGCTGCCGAGCCTCCGTTGTTTTCTTCTGACAATTCTCTGAAAGCACCAGACATTACCTCcgagtctccggccagtgctgttgcTGACTTTCTCAGAGAGCAAATGTTTGGTGGAGTTACAGAGGCTTCGGACCCTCGCCTTCTTACCCTGACTGGTCTTTTAGCCAGTTCTACTAAGGAGCAAGCATCCTTCcagtctcgctctcgtgaggagctcggatcctcGATTAgggaaatgcttctgatg atccagtccctCCAAGTGGAATTGCACTCTGCACTGGAAGCCCTAAAAAAGGCTGAGGAAAAAGCAGCTGAGACAGCAAAGCATACCTCGTCCttagaagcagagctgtctcGAACTCGTGGGGTCCTCAAagtgtctgatgagagggcagctgccttGGAGGTTCGCTGCAAAGGAGTTTcggagcagctgtcctctatggcAGATGCTCGTCAAGAGAGGAATGAGGCTTTGAGCCAAAAAGCTAAGGTCCAGCGTCAATGTGATGCTGTAAAGGCCGATTTTGAAGGACTTCAGGCGCATCTTAATGAAGTGAAAACTCAGAAGGAAAAGGCCCTAGCTCGgatggag CTGGTGCGTGAGCAATGCATAGCGGAATATCAGGAGTCCGATGAGCTGAAAAggaagatcgagcaggcctgtgaggctcACCTCCAGGACTATAAGGACTCTTCTGAGCttaaggaatttgtagctgaggcctgtgaagcACATCTTGATGAATTTAGggcttctggtgaaatgaaagCGGCTGTTCttaagaaagccttcc attgtcGGAGGGACATATgccggccagctgagtcttcttcgGAAGAGTCCGAGCTAGAAAGAGAGGACGTGGAAGTCCTTGGGTCGAAGGATGATGACCCTGTTTCTGAGGGGGAGAACCCTAACCTTGGGTCAGAGGTTGCTCCTGCTGTTAATATTGAGAGCTCTGATCCAAGGGATACCGAGCTTCCTGCAGATATGACTGCCAATAGAGATAATGTAGGCGAGGAGGTTTTAActaatgtaagtcctttaaggactatataTCCCCCCACCTCGTCAAAGAGATAA